In a single window of the Oscarella lobularis chromosome 4, ooOscLobu1.1, whole genome shotgun sequence genome:
- the LOC136186348 gene encoding PX domain-containing protein kinase-like protein — translation MASAPSGRGGGGVASLSRSFVDDTVPLHCTIEAAEVDAHVTYIIRVWRGTSKLAFWSIKRRYSDFDALNAALRPSGLELPLPPKKVFKNKDRLFIAERQKALDRYLQLILENPVLSCQLAVKRFFDEENYSFRFQEEALHHVSMFFRSEATWDVVESLPSIGWRLRKEYFMIKPKDAAKGVRKHVLTYCEPGSNCYLSEKDLTSAVRALSMIQHPYILPTVYSSFDGTGTLIVRPFCSEGSLRDLIYKTKPQIQLIKKYGTPKGTGLSVSDTRKYGRQIVEALKFLSDRGFLYGHVHAGNVLVVGGNCKLTDTENALLGLPHFYQSFLANYKKFRTRESIVVFGFGRLLYEMAVGSILYSAVMTDLPSTCASSHEFRPILNTMLVDSALKAGMPTLEQLCSHSFFADLPPAAAGQVQLKMGSKLKEALSRAKAEEEAQLLELSRKIGHTQKIDQERSKKMSVEEKEKRLKNRRKSAKEKASAAPTPATSSTPAPAPAPASAPAPAAPPPPSAPAAPPPPPPAAAAAPPPSSSNSKRGALLGSITGFSKNNLKKAKTNDRSAPKV, via the exons ATGGCATCGGCCCCTAGtggccgcggcggcggcggcgttgcgTCGCTTTCTCGCTCGTTTGTCGACGATACCGTACCGCTGCATTGCACGATCGAAGCGGCCGAAGTCGACGCGCACGTC ACGTACATTATTCGCGTGTGGCGCGGAACGAGCAAGTTGGCCTTTTGGTCGATCAAGAGACGATACAgcgatttcgacgctttGAACGCTGCTCTGCGG CCGTCGGGACTCGAACTTCCGCTTCCTCCGAAGAAAGTTTTCAAAAATAAGGATCGCTTGTTCATCGCTGAGAGGCAGAAGGCTCTCGAC CGTTATCTTCAATTGATACTCGAGAATCCGGTCTTGTCTTGCCAATTAGCGGTCAAGAGATTTTTTGATGAGGAAAATTATTCGTTTCGATTCCAAG aggaGGCTCTTCATCACGTGTCTATGTTCTTTCGGTCAGAAGCAACTTGGGATGTTGTAGAATCTTTGCCATCAATTG GTTGGCGTCTGCGAAAGGAATATTTTATGATTAAACCAAAAGATGCAGCCAAAGGTGTGCGAAAGCACGTTCTTACCTAC TGCGAACCTGGATCCAATTGCTACCTCTCCGAGAAagatttgacgtcagcggTCCGCGCCCTATCAATGATTCAG CATCCCTACATTCTTCCAACAGTCTATTCTTCATTCGATGGAACAGGGACTCTTATTGTTCGTCCTTTTTGCTCCGAAGGATCCCTTCGGGATCTTATATATAAG ACGAAGCCgcaaattcaattaattaaaaaatatgGTACTCCAAAAGGAACGGGACTTTCCGTGTCCGATACGCGAAAATATGGAAGACAGATTGTGGAG GCGTTGAAATTTTTGTCAGATCGCGGATTTTTGTACGGTCACGTGCACGCAGGAAATGTTCTAGTCGTTGGCGGAAATTGCAAGTTGACTGATACGGAAAATGCTCTCCTTGGCTTGCCCCATTTCTATCAATCCTTCTTGGcaaactacaaaaaattcaGA ACTAGAGAAAGTATTGTCGTCTTTGGTTTTGGACGTCTTTTGTATGAAATGGCTGTTGGTTCGATTTTGTATTCAGCCGTGATGACTGACCTGCCTTCTACATGTGCTTCTTCACACGAATTTC GACCCATATTAAATACAATGCTTGTTGATTCTGCTCTGAAAGCGGGGATGCCAACACTAGAGCAGCTCTGCTCTCATTC TTTCTTTGCGGATTTGCcacctgctgctgctgggCAGGTGCAGCTCAAG ATGGGAAGCAAATTGAAAGAGGCTTTGAGTCGAGCTAAGGCGGAGGAAGAAGCACAACTGCTGGAGTTGAGCCGAAAA ATTGGTCACACGCAGAAAATCGATCaggaaagaagcaaaaagatGTCcgtagaagagaaagaaaaacggctAAAGAACAGACGA AAATCAGCCAAGGAAAAAGCGTCGGCAGCTCCAACTCCAGCCACGAGTTCTACGCCAGCTCCAGCTCCAGCCCCAGCCTCAGCCCCAGCCCCTgccgcgccgccgcctccctCTGCTCCTGCCgctccccctcctcctccgcctgcagcagcagcggcaccGCCTCCCTCTAGTTCAAATAGCAAAAGAGGAGCCCTACTTGGATCTATCACGGGTTTCAGCAAGAACAATttgaagaaggcgaagacgaatgATAGGAGCGCTCCCAAGGTGTAG
- the LOC136186358 gene encoding N-acylglucosamine 2-epimerase-like isoform X1, producing the protein MSTPLMDAVSFLGDCLDRLESELKRGVDFWLTHSHDEEHGGFFNCLTREGIVFDDTKYGWLQGRQVWMYCKLYREREDFRRDDLLRAAIAGGEFLIKHFYRCEDHRCYFTVQRNGLPIYMQRKLFTESFFLLAMTELFRVTGEKKYQELADAVFGKIRYWAREDDSELGRPHLAGNPRANELAIPMMFLCVLQEMCLEDENLLKKHKDDMKWCTQHILSHLQRDKRFVLETVSPEGIELEGSRGRFMNPGHAIEAGWFLLRQANLLDDDELRKTAVDHFIVRSFANGWDSAKYDGGLIYFLDIDGRPSIPLESNMKLWWPHCEAIIAFLMAYRTRRDDVLLQHFKKVYDYSMKYFRDDGEVGEWFGYLARNGSRDENPLKGGPYKDFNLGCFHTLRCFHMATQLIREILKTELVKN; encoded by the exons ATGTCCACACCTCTCATGgacgccgtttcttttctcggcGACTGCCTCGATCGGCTCGAAAGCGAGCTGAAACGTGGAGTCGACTTCTGGTTGACGCACAGCCACGACGAGGAGCACGG GGGATTTTTCAATTGTCTGACGAGAGAAGGGATCGTTTTTGACGACACCAAATACGGCTGGCTGCAAGGCAGACAG GTGTGGATGTACTGTAAACTCTACCGAGAAAGGGAGGActttcgtcgagacgatttgCTTCGAGCAGCAATTGCAG GTGGGGAGTTTCTCATAAAGCATTTTTACCGTTGTGAAGATCATCGCTGCTATTTCACCGTCCAACGCAACGGTCTTCCCATCTACATGCAAAGGAAACTGTTCACCGAgagtttctttctccttgCCATGACCGAATTGTTCCGAGTCAcgggagagaaaaaataccAG GAACTCGCAGATGCCGTTTTTGGTAAAATTCGGTATTGGGCacgagaagacgacagcGAACTGGGCCGTCCTCACTTGGCTGGAAATCCGAGAGCCAACGAATTGGCCATACCTATGATGTTTCTCTGCGTTCTGCAGGAGATGTGCCTCGAAGATGAGAACCTTCTCAAAAAGCACAAGGACGACATGAAATGGTGCACTCAACATATCCTATCTCATCTACAG AGAGACAAACGTTTCGTCCTCGAAACGGTTTCGCCGGAAGGAATTGAGCTCGAAGGTTCCAGAGGTCGATTCATGAATCCAGGCCACGCCATCGAAGCGGGTTGGTTTCTCCTGCGTCAGGCGAAtctcctcgacgacgacgaattgagaAAGACGGCCGTCGATCATTTCATCGTTCGCTCTTTCGCAAACGGCTGGGACTCGGCGAAATACGACGGCGgattgatttattttctcgACATCGACGGACGTCCGTCGATTCCGCTCGAATCGAATATGAAGCTGTGGTGGCCCCACTGCGAGGCCATCATCGCTTTCCTGATGGCCTatcgaacgcgacgcgacgacgtcctgcTTCAGCATTTCAAGAAAGTCTACGACTACAGCATGAAATAT tttcgcgacgacggggaGGTTGGAGAGTGGTTCGGTTATCTCGCTAGAAACGGATCTCGCGACGAAAATCCGTTAAAAGGGGGCCCATATAAAG attTTAATCTAGGTTGCTTTCATACATTGCGGTGTTTCCACATGGCGACTCAGCTGATTCGCGAAATTCTAAAAACCGAATTAGTGAAAAACTAA
- the LOC136186358 gene encoding N-acylglucosamine 2-epimerase-like isoform X2, producing the protein MSTPLMDAVSFLGDCLDRLESELKRGVDFWLTHSHDEEHGGFFNCLTREGIVFDDTKYGWLQGRQVWMYCKLYREREDFRRDDLLRAAIAGGEFLIKHFYRCEDHRCYFTVQRNGLPIYMQRKLFTESFFLLAMTELFRVTGEKKYQELADAVFGKIRYWAREDDSELGRPHLAGNPRANELAIPMMFLCVLQEMCLEDENLLKKHKDDMKWCTQHILSHLQRDKRFVLETVSPEGIELEGSRGRFMNPGHAIEAGWFLLRQANLLDDDELRKTAVDHFIVRSFANGWDSAKYDGGLIYFLDIDGRPSIPLESNMKLWWPHCEAIIAFLMAYRTRRDDVLLQHFKKVYDYSMKYFRDDGEVGEWFGYLARNGSRDENPLKGGPYKGCFHTLRCFHMATQLIREILKTELVKN; encoded by the exons ATGTCCACACCTCTCATGgacgccgtttcttttctcggcGACTGCCTCGATCGGCTCGAAAGCGAGCTGAAACGTGGAGTCGACTTCTGGTTGACGCACAGCCACGACGAGGAGCACGG GGGATTTTTCAATTGTCTGACGAGAGAAGGGATCGTTTTTGACGACACCAAATACGGCTGGCTGCAAGGCAGACAG GTGTGGATGTACTGTAAACTCTACCGAGAAAGGGAGGActttcgtcgagacgatttgCTTCGAGCAGCAATTGCAG GTGGGGAGTTTCTCATAAAGCATTTTTACCGTTGTGAAGATCATCGCTGCTATTTCACCGTCCAACGCAACGGTCTTCCCATCTACATGCAAAGGAAACTGTTCACCGAgagtttctttctccttgCCATGACCGAATTGTTCCGAGTCAcgggagagaaaaaataccAG GAACTCGCAGATGCCGTTTTTGGTAAAATTCGGTATTGGGCacgagaagacgacagcGAACTGGGCCGTCCTCACTTGGCTGGAAATCCGAGAGCCAACGAATTGGCCATACCTATGATGTTTCTCTGCGTTCTGCAGGAGATGTGCCTCGAAGATGAGAACCTTCTCAAAAAGCACAAGGACGACATGAAATGGTGCACTCAACATATCCTATCTCATCTACAG AGAGACAAACGTTTCGTCCTCGAAACGGTTTCGCCGGAAGGAATTGAGCTCGAAGGTTCCAGAGGTCGATTCATGAATCCAGGCCACGCCATCGAAGCGGGTTGGTTTCTCCTGCGTCAGGCGAAtctcctcgacgacgacgaattgagaAAGACGGCCGTCGATCATTTCATCGTTCGCTCTTTCGCAAACGGCTGGGACTCGGCGAAATACGACGGCGgattgatttattttctcgACATCGACGGACGTCCGTCGATTCCGCTCGAATCGAATATGAAGCTGTGGTGGCCCCACTGCGAGGCCATCATCGCTTTCCTGATGGCCTatcgaacgcgacgcgacgacgtcctgcTTCAGCATTTCAAGAAAGTCTACGACTACAGCATGAAATAT tttcgcgacgacggggaGGTTGGAGAGTGGTTCGGTTATCTCGCTAGAAACGGATCTCGCGACGAAAATCCGTTAAAAGGGGGCCCATATAAAG GTTGCTTTCATACATTGCGGTGTTTCCACATGGCGACTCAGCTGATTCGCGAAATTCTAAAAACCGAATTAGTGAAAAACTAA
- the LOC136186357 gene encoding target of rapamycin complex 2 subunit MAPKAP1-like isoform X2: MAFFDNPRALISQIRHACVTNDETGPDESDESMLGGRRATKEVLLDTIRNSGQNQSFEIPVSTSSKKSNAKKREQTKTIRLQDQGAKPNPSRADIDDLFQPVLVTSKKSSVFSSLAFQLEEDDSRLENPFADYSRHDGEKHEGAQPVKWVAVFLTMLDDAKSSIKVCVLESASVQDFIGLILYKYNQGRRQRLLEDDLSSYALHIAEEDGEIDPDFPALDVNESISKFGFPCLGLVQKNISQVPKKTFIVSVNVPKSGSSKISFDDGMITMREVLARVIKRRRLMRTGNEYTLETVTHRRAVNLDSMLRDQDILEFQLVKSDGLGSAADKGYAEHSVQATLTSHQYKSYKVSMLQKLKNTEVQLGISGEQIEVDPLQTPRPFWSTKPKAVSYDFGSIVWCEIVEEKHATGRSVFQFVHDTGSDFKSHSFEALSAEAREIVIQVNSILETTANTQQREKYQKTLDEKKREKRTVKGKSALL; this comes from the exons ATGGCATTCTTCGACAATCCCCGCGCTCTTATTTCTCAAATAAGGCACGCTTGCGTTACTAACGACGAAACAG GACCGGACGAGAGCGATGAATCGATGCTGGGAGggagacgagcgacgaaagaagtTCTACTCGACAC aaTTCGAAATAGCGGACAAAATCAGTCCTTCGAAATTCCCgtgtcgacttcgtcgaaaaaatcgaacgcgaa aaaaagagaacagaCAAAAACGATACGACTTCAGGATCAAGGAGCAAAACCCAATCCATCGCgag CTGACATTGACGATCTATTTCAACCCGTTctcgtgacgtcgaaaaagtcGTCGGTGTTCTCTTCTTTGGCTTTTCAATTGGAAGAGGACGACAGTCGTTTGGAAAATCCGTTTGCCGACTATTCGAGACACGACGGAGAA AAACACGAAGGTGCTCAGCCAGTGAAATGGGTGGCAGTTTTTCTCACGATGCTCGAT GATGCTAAGTCTTCTATCAAAGTATGCGTACTCGAAAGCGCATCAGTTCAGGATTTTATCGGCTTGATTCTCTATAAATACAATCAAGGAAGACGTCAACGTTTGTTAGAG GATGACTTGTCTTCGTACGCCTTACACATAGCAGAAGAGGATGGCGAAATTGATCCCGATTTTCCGG cgtTGGATGTAAATGAAAGTATTTCCAAGTTTGGATTTCCTTGTCTGGGATTAGTtcagaaaaatatttcgcAAGTTCCAAAAAAGACGTTTATCGTTTCCGT caACGTGCCAAAAAGTGGTTCATCGAAAATTTCATTTGACGACGGTATGATAACGATGAGAGAAGTTCTGGCTCGAGTAatcaaaagacgaagactGATGAGAACGG GTAATGAATATACACTGGAAACGGTCACACATCGACGTGCCGTCAACTTGGACTCAATGCTCCGAGATCAGGACATATTGGAATTTCAATTAGTCAAGAGCGATG GACTCGGCTCTGCAGCCGATAAAGGATACGCGGAGCATTCTGTTCAAGCCACTCTCACCAGTCATCAGTATAAATCATATAAAGTCAGCATGCTTCAAAAGCTCAAAAACACGGAAGTTCAACTGGGAATATCCGGCGAGCAAATAGAAGTCGATCCACTACAGACGCCGAGACCGTTCTGGTCAACGAAACCCAAAgcg GTCTCTTATGATTTCGGAAGTATTGTCTGGTGTGAAATTGTCGAGGAAAAGCACGCGACGGGAAGAAGCGTCTTTCAATTCGTCCACGACACTGGATCCGACTTCAAGAGTCATTCCTTCGAAGCATTGTCAGCTGAAGCTC GAGAAATCGTGATTCAGGTGAATTCGATAttggaaacgacggcgaataCGCAGCAGAGGGAGAAGTACCAGAAGACGTTggatgaaaagaaacgggAGAAGAGAACGGTCAAGGGAAAATCGGCGTTGCTTTGA
- the LOC136186357 gene encoding target of rapamycin complex 2 subunit MAPKAP1-like isoform X1, with the protein MAFFDNPRALISQIRHACVTNDETGFCELIIVEGPDESDESMLGGRRATKEVLLDTIRNSGQNQSFEIPVSTSSKKSNAKKREQTKTIRLQDQGAKPNPSRADIDDLFQPVLVTSKKSSVFSSLAFQLEEDDSRLENPFADYSRHDGEKHEGAQPVKWVAVFLTMLDDAKSSIKVCVLESASVQDFIGLILYKYNQGRRQRLLEDDLSSYALHIAEEDGEIDPDFPALDVNESISKFGFPCLGLVQKNISQVPKKTFIVSVNVPKSGSSKISFDDGMITMREVLARVIKRRRLMRTGNEYTLETVTHRRAVNLDSMLRDQDILEFQLVKSDGLGSAADKGYAEHSVQATLTSHQYKSYKVSMLQKLKNTEVQLGISGEQIEVDPLQTPRPFWSTKPKAVSYDFGSIVWCEIVEEKHATGRSVFQFVHDTGSDFKSHSFEALSAEAREIVIQVNSILETTANTQQREKYQKTLDEKKREKRTVKGKSALL; encoded by the exons ATGGCATTCTTCGACAATCCCCGCGCTCTTATTTCTCAAATAAGGCACGCTTGCGTTACTAACGACGAAACAG GATTTTGCGAGCTTATTATCGTCGAAGGACCGGACGAGAGCGATGAATCGATGCTGGGAGggagacgagcgacgaaagaagtTCTACTCGACAC aaTTCGAAATAGCGGACAAAATCAGTCCTTCGAAATTCCCgtgtcgacttcgtcgaaaaaatcgaacgcgaa aaaaagagaacagaCAAAAACGATACGACTTCAGGATCAAGGAGCAAAACCCAATCCATCGCgag CTGACATTGACGATCTATTTCAACCCGTTctcgtgacgtcgaaaaagtcGTCGGTGTTCTCTTCTTTGGCTTTTCAATTGGAAGAGGACGACAGTCGTTTGGAAAATCCGTTTGCCGACTATTCGAGACACGACGGAGAA AAACACGAAGGTGCTCAGCCAGTGAAATGGGTGGCAGTTTTTCTCACGATGCTCGAT GATGCTAAGTCTTCTATCAAAGTATGCGTACTCGAAAGCGCATCAGTTCAGGATTTTATCGGCTTGATTCTCTATAAATACAATCAAGGAAGACGTCAACGTTTGTTAGAG GATGACTTGTCTTCGTACGCCTTACACATAGCAGAAGAGGATGGCGAAATTGATCCCGATTTTCCGG cgtTGGATGTAAATGAAAGTATTTCCAAGTTTGGATTTCCTTGTCTGGGATTAGTtcagaaaaatatttcgcAAGTTCCAAAAAAGACGTTTATCGTTTCCGT caACGTGCCAAAAAGTGGTTCATCGAAAATTTCATTTGACGACGGTATGATAACGATGAGAGAAGTTCTGGCTCGAGTAatcaaaagacgaagactGATGAGAACGG GTAATGAATATACACTGGAAACGGTCACACATCGACGTGCCGTCAACTTGGACTCAATGCTCCGAGATCAGGACATATTGGAATTTCAATTAGTCAAGAGCGATG GACTCGGCTCTGCAGCCGATAAAGGATACGCGGAGCATTCTGTTCAAGCCACTCTCACCAGTCATCAGTATAAATCATATAAAGTCAGCATGCTTCAAAAGCTCAAAAACACGGAAGTTCAACTGGGAATATCCGGCGAGCAAATAGAAGTCGATCCACTACAGACGCCGAGACCGTTCTGGTCAACGAAACCCAAAgcg GTCTCTTATGATTTCGGAAGTATTGTCTGGTGTGAAATTGTCGAGGAAAAGCACGCGACGGGAAGAAGCGTCTTTCAATTCGTCCACGACACTGGATCCGACTTCAAGAGTCATTCCTTCGAAGCATTGTCAGCTGAAGCTC GAGAAATCGTGATTCAGGTGAATTCGATAttggaaacgacggcgaataCGCAGCAGAGGGAGAAGTACCAGAAGACGTTggatgaaaagaaacgggAGAAGAGAACGGTCAAGGGAAAATCGGCGTTGCTTTGA
- the LOC136186356 gene encoding myotubularin-related protein 14-like has protein sequence MDHEMSRLSSGKAALDENAIEDLLRHFSKSSYKAKKEDAHSEVLLKRCLHLFGRDFSVSLISNKSGEMCGHYPHDLILLENDLHQPHLPGRIRECVNDAGKLTNMMQKAKRARCRSRFVVPVILYQNKNICRSATLATGVEMYGRSGLDWISSIREKVSAELSGKSEVSKGQSSGSWDLHGQLKNSDISLLKTLNVLHICDLMLEQKKTKYGMIVSSSEKADKDQSYSGFSLLTMPYPGCELFVEYESQSRDDIRGKVKFDWTQAFIDAELSLPPETRDCFSHIDWKTYKKWDIIELTQNYLKLLLRLLHNGDGGLLVHCISGWDRTPLFISLLRLSLWADNVIHQSLEALDILYLTLTYDWYLFGHQLSDRLERKEEILYFCFFFLSEIVSDDFSVSTQKRNHITNEHCNESQGQGGIAAAATAPCLSSSGSLHESTSSLRSSNSGSPSGSRAPPPPPPPNCQKNLFLNDRDEAIQRSPATESLTSSPVSVPKSATGKRLSRSEGSPSGSPLSGSWLVISAESPKMPRPKTSGVQRRSSLSDYDSVADRSGSLATTTTRRRQRLEKLREIFMRVYSSAVNGGRPLQPDGNHQAAAKAAESVITFATKRPTEFDQKSNE, from the exons ATGGATCACGAGATGTCTCGCTTATCGTCGGGAAAAGCGGCTCTCGACGAAAATGCGATCGAAGACTTGCTTCGTCACTTTTCCAAGTCTTCCTACAAggcgaaaaaagaagacgcaCAC TCCGAAGTTCTACTCAAACGATGCCTTCATCTTTTCGGTCGAGATTTTTCTGTATCG CTAATTTCCAACAAATCGGGAGAAATGTGCGGTCATTATCCGCACGATCTCATTCTACTGGAAAACGACTTGCATCAGCCCCACTTGCCGGGTAGAATCag AGAGTGTGTGAATGATGCAGGCAAATTGACGAATATGATgcaaaaagcgaaacgaGCGCGATGTCGGTCTCGATTCGTTGTACCTGTTATTTTGTATCAGAACAAA AACATATGTCGGTCGGCTACACTTGCTACGGGGGTGGAAATGTATGGGAGATCAGGTCTAGATTGGATCTCGTCAATAA gagaAAAGGTGTCGGCTGAGTTGTCTGGGAAAAGTGAAGTGAG CAAAGGGCAGAGCTCCGGTTCCTGGGATCTTCACGGACAGCTGAAGAACAGCGATATTAGTCTTTTGAAGACGCTTAACGTTTTGCACATATGCGATCTTATGCTGgagcagaagaaaacgaaatacgGAATGAT TGTGAGCTCGTCCGAAAAGGCCGACAAAGATCAATCCTATTCTGGTTTTTCTCTATTGACTATGCCCTATCCAG GTTGCGAGCTTTTTGTTGAATATGAATCACAGTCGCGCGACGACATTCGAGGAAAAGTGAAATTCGATTGGACCCAG GCCTTTATTGATGCCGAGCTATCTTTGCCACCGGAAACAAGGGATTGCTTTAGTCACATTGACTGGAAAACGTACAAG AAATGGGATATTATTGAATTGACGCAAAACTATTTGAAATTGCTGCTCCGTTTACTCCACAACG GCGATGGGGGCCTATTGGTTCATTGCATATCTGGATGGGATCGAACTCCTCTCTTCATTTCCTTACTCCGGCTCTCACTATGGGCT GACAACGTCATTCATCAGTCTCTTGAAGCCTTGGATATTCTGTATTTGACTCTTACGTATGACTGGTATCTTTTCGG TCATCAGCTCTCTGATCGTTTggagagaaaggaggag ATTCTCTACttctgctttttctttctgagtGAAATCGTATCAGACGACTTTTCCGTCTCAACGCAGAAAAG GAATCACATTACGAACGAACACTGTAACGAAAGTCAAGGACAAGGAGGaattgctgctgctgcaacTGCTCCTTGTCTTTCATCTTCCGGCTCTTTGCATGAGAGCACGTCTAGTCTACGTAGTAGTAATTCAGGAAGCCCGTCCGGGTCGcgcgctcctcctcctcctcctcctcctaa CTGTCAGAAAAATCTATTTCTAAACGATAGGGATGAAGCGATACAGCGTTCTCCTGCCACTGAGTCTCTTACATCTAGCCCTGTTTCTGTTCCAAAATCGGCGACAGGAAAACGTCTCTCACGATCGGAG GGATCACCTTCAGGTTCTCCTTTGTCAGGAAG TTGGCTTGTCATTTCAGCGGAAAGTCCTAAAATGCCTAGACCAAAAACATCGGGAGTTCAACGAAGATCTAGTCT CAGTGATTACGATTCCGTTGCCGATCGTTCCGGTtcgttggcgacgacgacgacacgtcgGAGACAACGACTAGAAAAATTGCGCGAGATTTTTATGCGAGTCTATAGCAGTGCAGTGAACGGCGGAAGACCACTGCAGCCTGACGGCAATCatcaggcggcggcgaaggcggcCGAATCGGTAATAACTTTTGCGACGAAACGTCCGACCGAATTTGATCAGAAGTCGAATGAATAA